One Acetobacterium sp. KB-1 DNA segment encodes these proteins:
- a CDS encoding response regulator transcription factor, with product MYKILIVEDDQIIAKALKNHLDKWELETQIVADFHHIMDEFVAYDPQLVLLDISLPFFNGYHWCSEIRKLSKVPIIFISSTSDNMNIVMAMNMGGDDFIAKPFDLAVVVAKIQALLRRTYSFQGQVSLLEHKGAILNLNDASIIYVDQKVELSKNEFKTLQILLENKGKVVSRDVIMKRLWDSDCFVDDNTLTVNIARLRKKLETAGLADFIATKKGVGYLIGD from the coding sequence ATGTATAAAATACTAATTGTAGAAGACGATCAGATTATAGCAAAAGCACTAAAAAATCATTTGGATAAATGGGAACTTGAAACCCAAATCGTTGCGGATTTCCATCATATTATGGATGAGTTTGTGGCCTATGATCCGCAGCTTGTCCTTTTGGATATCTCCCTGCCATTTTTTAACGGCTACCATTGGTGCAGCGAAATCCGCAAGCTTTCTAAGGTGCCGATTATTTTTATTTCGTCGACCAGTGATAACATGAATATTGTTATGGCAATGAACATGGGCGGCGATGACTTTATTGCCAAGCCCTTTGATCTGGCGGTGGTGGTGGCAAAGATTCAAGCTCTGCTTAGGCGGACCTACTCCTTTCAGGGCCAAGTAAGCCTACTGGAACATAAGGGCGCGATTCTAAATCTTAATGATGCCAGCATTATCTATGTGGATCAAAAAGTGGAGCTAAGTAAAAATGAGTTTAAAACCCTTCAAATTTTACTGGAAAATAAGGGCAAGGTGGTCTCTCGGGATGTGATTATGAAACGGCTTTGGGACAGCGACTGCTTTGTGGACGATAACACCTTGACGGTAAATATTGCCAGGCTGCGCAAGAAATTGGAAACAGCCGGGCTGGCCGATTTTATTGCCACTAAAAAAGGCGTCGGCTATTTAATTGGGGATTAA
- a CDS encoding type 1 glutamine amidotransferase → MRIHYLQHVPFENPGSILVWAKTNQSIITSTQLYNDEALPEVNEFDWLVVMGGPMNIYEEDQYPWLRAEKNLIKAAIKANKVVLGMCLGSQLIADSIGGKVVQNKQKEIGWLPITFSKEAKVSPLFAFFPDNPVVFHWHGDTFVELPEAATVIAASTACKNQAFIYNKRVFGFQFHLENTLPIINDLIANCGDEMVPDDYVQLPKEVLAHPEYIRQDNQWMAAFLTQLKQMVEVDDL, encoded by the coding sequence ATGAGAATTCACTATTTACAGCACGTACCCTTTGAAAATCCCGGCAGTATTCTAGTGTGGGCAAAAACCAATCAAAGTATTATTACCTCGACGCAATTGTATAACGATGAAGCACTGCCGGAGGTAAATGAATTTGACTGGCTGGTGGTGATGGGAGGTCCCATGAACATTTATGAAGAAGATCAATACCCCTGGCTGAGGGCCGAAAAAAATTTGATCAAAGCCGCCATAAAAGCTAACAAGGTGGTCCTTGGTATGTGTCTCGGCAGTCAGTTAATTGCTGATAGCATTGGCGGGAAGGTTGTTCAGAACAAACAAAAAGAAATCGGCTGGCTCCCGATCACGTTTTCTAAAGAAGCCAAAGTGTCACCGCTGTTTGCATTTTTTCCGGACAACCCGGTGGTTTTTCACTGGCATGGTGATACCTTTGTCGAGCTGCCTGAGGCGGCCACGGTCATTGCCGCAAGCACCGCCTGCAAAAATCAGGCCTTCATTTATAACAAAAGAGTTTTTGGCTTTCAGTTTCACCTGGAAAACACCCTGCCGATTATTAATGATCTGATTGCAAATTGCGGCGATGAAATGGTTCCGGATGATTATGTCCAGTTGCCAAAAGAGGTCTTAGCCCATCCGGAATACATCCGTCAGGATAATCAGTGGATGGCCGCCTTTCTGACCCAACTAAAACAGATGGTTGAGGTTGACGATCTTTAA
- the cbiT gene encoding precorrin-6Y C5,15-methyltransferase (decarboxylating) subunit CbiT has product MSKIAGYKDEAYIRGKAPMTKREIRILTISLLGINPGDVVVDIGAGTGGLTMEAAYAADHGKVYAVEAKETALELVKKNKEHFNANHVVIIPGKAPEVLAEIKEPVDRVIIGGSGGNMEGLFQWCKANLRASGRVIANFVTLENAAQATTLMNQYFENVELVQVGISRGEGIGGLTMLKAANPIFIITGDAELN; this is encoded by the coding sequence ATGAGTAAGATAGCAGGATACAAGGACGAGGCCTATATTCGGGGTAAGGCACCGATGACTAAACGCGAAATCCGCATCCTCACCATTTCGTTGCTGGGGATAAACCCCGGCGATGTGGTCGTAGATATCGGCGCCGGCACCGGGGGTCTCACTATGGAAGCAGCTTATGCCGCCGACCATGGTAAGGTCTATGCTGTGGAAGCCAAAGAAACGGCGCTGGAACTGGTAAAAAAGAATAAAGAACATTTTAATGCCAACCATGTGGTCATTATCCCCGGTAAGGCGCCAGAAGTGCTGGCTGAAATTAAAGAGCCAGTGGATCGGGTCATCATCGGTGGTTCCGGCGGTAATATGGAAGGCCTGTTTCAGTGGTGTAAGGCCAATCTCCGGGCCAGTGGTCGGGTCATTGCCAATTTTGTCACCCTGGAGAACGCCGCCCAGGCCACCACCCTGATGAACCAGTATTTTGAAAATGTAGAACTGGTTCAAGTGGGCATCAGCCGGGGCGAAGGCATTGGTGGTTTAACGATGCTAAAGGCCGCCAACCCGATTTTTATTATCACTGGGGATGCTGAATTAAATTAA
- the cbiE gene encoding precorrin-6y C5,15-methyltransferase (decarboxylating) subunit CbiE, protein MYPLKIIGLGPGHPDYILPIALKEIEAAEVILCGTRHAESFDASGKEMLFIGKGTPLSELMEKVAQVYKTKKTALVVSGDCGFYSLLTYAKKVVPEKDIVCIPGISSLQYFFAKLAMCWEDAKLMSLHGRDQDLAAALAKNKKLGILTDKNNNTAFIAGILKSVGCENSLLYVGEELSYPNEKITRLTVTEALSYQEEGLAVVVVINE, encoded by the coding sequence ATGTACCCATTAAAAATTATTGGACTGGGACCGGGACATCCGGATTATATACTGCCGATCGCATTAAAAGAAATTGAAGCGGCAGAAGTGATTCTCTGTGGCACCCGCCATGCTGAAAGTTTTGATGCCAGTGGTAAAGAAATGCTTTTTATCGGCAAGGGAACCCCCCTAAGTGAGCTGATGGAAAAGGTTGCCCAGGTATACAAGACTAAGAAAACCGCGCTGGTTGTTTCCGGTGACTGCGGCTTTTATAGTCTGCTGACCTATGCCAAAAAAGTAGTACCGGAAAAGGACATTGTCTGCATCCCCGGGATTAGTTCGTTGCAGTATTTTTTTGCCAAACTGGCAATGTGTTGGGAAGATGCTAAGCTGATGAGCCTTCATGGCCGGGATCAGGATTTGGCGGCAGCTCTGGCAAAAAATAAAAAGCTGGGCATTCTTACTGACAAAAATAATAATACTGCGTTTATTGCCGGGATTCTTAAATCAGTCGGTTGTGAAAACAGCTTGCTTTATGTTGGTGAAGAGTTATCCTATCCTAATGAGAAAATAACCCGCTTAACCGTAACAGAAGCCCTGAGCTATCAGGAGGAAGGGCTGGCAGTCGTGGTGGTCATCAATGAGTAA
- the cbiD gene encoding cobalt-precorrin-5B (C(1))-methyltransferase CbiD, giving the protein MLNKTIEKNGKTLRYGYTTGSCATAATKAALLMFLNQQKWETIEISTPKGWTLDLVLHDQTFSENEASCSVIKDSGDDPDVTNGVKVFSKITPSDQAGIEFAAGIGVGTVTSVGLSIPPGEPAINPTPREMITREIKTVLASEAARQITDLPKGWRVELSIPQGVELAKRTFNPKLGIKGGLSIIGTSGIVEPMSEDALKASLKLELSVLHAKGFKEIIFVPGNYGKDFSEELGLSEEVLVKTSNYIGFMLDEAERMGFDKILLIGHLGKLVKLAGGIFNTHSSVADGRMEILTAHAGLLGATQKTMEKIMTSKTTDEATDLILSKNLPDYFDHLAEVIKKKVTDRVYGTIEMEVVLFSKIHGFLGQSKDAEELRKRLCTH; this is encoded by the coding sequence ATGTTAAATAAAACCATTGAAAAAAATGGCAAGACCCTGCGCTACGGCTATACCACCGGCTCTTGCGCCACCGCCGCCACCAAAGCGGCACTGTTAATGTTTTTAAATCAACAGAAATGGGAAACCATTGAAATCAGTACACCCAAGGGCTGGACCCTGGATCTGGTGCTGCACGATCAGACTTTTTCAGAAAACGAAGCCTCCTGCTCAGTGATCAAAGACTCTGGGGACGATCCGGATGTGACCAATGGCGTCAAGGTTTTTTCGAAAATCACCCCATCAGACCAGGCCGGAATTGAGTTTGCAGCCGGTATTGGTGTCGGTACGGTCACCTCAGTGGGACTCAGTATTCCTCCGGGTGAACCGGCCATTAATCCGACCCCAAGGGAGATGATTACCCGGGAGATTAAAACGGTTTTAGCTTCTGAAGCCGCACGTCAGATCACGGATTTACCGAAAGGTTGGCGGGTCGAGCTGTCCATTCCCCAGGGTGTGGAACTGGCCAAACGAACCTTTAATCCCAAGCTGGGGATTAAAGGCGGACTGTCGATTATCGGCACTTCCGGGATTGTTGAGCCGATGAGTGAAGATGCCCTTAAGGCGTCCCTGAAACTGGAACTCTCAGTGCTCCATGCCAAAGGCTTTAAAGAAATCATCTTTGTCCCCGGCAATTATGGGAAAGACTTTTCCGAGGAACTGGGACTTTCTGAGGAGGTACTGGTAAAAACCAGTAATTATATCGGTTTTATGCTGGATGAGGCTGAACGGATGGGTTTTGATAAGATTCTGCTGATTGGCCATCTGGGAAAACTGGTGAAGCTGGCTGGGGGGATTTTTAATACCCATAGCAGTGTTGCCGACGGACGGATGGAAATTCTAACCGCCCACGCCGGTTTGCTCGGCGCAACCCAGAAAACGATGGAAAAAATCATGACCTCTAAAACCACCGATGAAGCAACCGATTTAATTCTGAGCAAAAATTTGCCGGACTATTTTGATCATCTGGCCGAGGTCATAAAGAAAAAGGTCACCGATCGGGTTTATGGCACCATTGAAATGGAAGTGGTGTTGTTTTCCAAGATCCATGGCTTTTTAGGACAAAGCAAAGACGCAGAAGAGTTGAGGAAACGATTATGTACCCATTAA
- the cobI gene encoding precorrin-2 C(20)-methyltransferase: MVRMMSATKKGNFYGIGVGPGDPDLLTVKAAKVLDACDMVITPVKKVGSTSVAFEIVKSHISDLSKVLEMNFPMISLSQEREALQKQWKENADEIEVLLNQGKDVAFITLGDPMVFSTYSYVMEYLLKRSIEVITLSGVPSFCNLGAQLNIPLTQGEESLGIVAMTQPVEEIRAILDAHQNIVVMKISANNAWMAEELEARGLEKSFVLVSNIGMDTQQVVRDIDVLKGKIPYLSTLLIKKNYPLQ; this comes from the coding sequence ATGGTAAGAATGATGAGCGCTACAAAAAAAGGAAATTTTTATGGCATCGGAGTTGGCCCCGGCGATCCCGATCTGCTCACCGTTAAAGCGGCTAAGGTTTTAGATGCCTGTGATATGGTGATTACCCCGGTAAAAAAAGTGGGCAGCACCAGTGTTGCCTTTGAAATTGTCAAAAGTCATATCTCCGATTTGTCAAAAGTTCTGGAAATGAATTTTCCGATGATTTCCCTGTCTCAGGAACGGGAAGCCTTGCAAAAACAATGGAAAGAAAATGCCGATGAAATTGAAGTGCTGCTTAATCAGGGCAAGGACGTCGCCTTTATTACTCTGGGTGATCCGATGGTCTTTAGCACCTATTCTTATGTGATGGAATATCTACTAAAACGTAGTATTGAAGTGATCACCCTGTCAGGGGTGCCGTCATTTTGCAATCTCGGGGCGCAACTCAATATTCCCCTGACCCAGGGAGAAGAATCCTTGGGGATTGTGGCGATGACTCAGCCAGTAGAAGAAATCCGGGCGATTTTGGATGCCCACCAGAATATTGTGGTGATGAAAATTTCCGCCAATAATGCCTGGATGGCTGAGGAACTGGAAGCCCGCGGGCTGGAAAAAAGCTTTGTGCTGGTATCCAACATCGGTATGGACACCCAGCAAGTGGTCCGGGATATTGATGTCTTAAAAGGTAAGATCCCGTATTTATCGACCTTATTAATCAAAAAGAATTATCCCCTTCAGTAA
- a CDS encoding precorrin-8X methylmutase: MEYINNPREIEERSFEIITAEMGDKVFPEAIAPMVKRIIHTTADFEYADLLEILNNGYESGIEALKQGKKIYADTRMIQVGVNKKALADHGIEIVNFVHDADVAAEAKKRGVTRSTVSMERALKDDSVGIFAIGNAPTALYTLIEQVKLGNAKPALIIGAPIGFVGAAESKEALDQIDSPIIRINGRKGGSPVVAAILNAMLYQLGREW, translated from the coding sequence ATGGAATACATTAACAACCCCCGAGAAATTGAAGAGCGTAGTTTTGAGATTATTACCGCTGAAATGGGCGATAAGGTTTTCCCGGAAGCCATTGCCCCGATGGTTAAACGGATCATCCATACCACCGCTGATTTTGAATATGCGGATTTACTGGAAATTTTAAACAACGGTTATGAAAGTGGCATCGAAGCACTGAAACAGGGCAAGAAAATTTATGCCGACACCCGGATGATTCAGGTCGGAGTTAATAAAAAAGCACTGGCTGACCACGGCATTGAAATTGTCAATTTTGTCCACGATGCCGATGTCGCCGCAGAAGCCAAAAAGCGCGGCGTCACCCGCTCCACGGTCAGCATGGAAAGAGCGTTGAAGGACGACAGTGTGGGCATCTTTGCCATCGGTAATGCGCCAACCGCCTTATATACCCTGATTGAACAGGTCAAGCTTGGCAATGCCAAACCAGCCCTGATTATCGGTGCGCCAATCGGTTTTGTCGGCGCGGCGGAATCCAAGGAAGCTTTGGATCAGATTGACAGTCCCATCATTCGGATCAACGGACGAAAAGGCGGCAGTCCGGTCGTGGCGGCGATTCTTAATGCCATGCTTTATCAACTGGGAAGAGAATGGTAA
- a CDS encoding GHMP kinase — MRRVKVETPGTCGEYIQGWYDGSPCLVSSPIDRYSRITIAEGPGNLEVLKPKTRKQVEAVFRRFAIPELEKKHLHFSMVSDIPVEKGMASSTADIAGMAAGLCAYFGLDLIPKEIGSLCTGIEPSDNLMFERLNLFNHLSGSVLKEFDGTVEADILIIDFNGGIDTMTFNESQDDYSSDDLAIFVEIVTQFEKGVRTESLKEIGAACTKSAILNQKRLKKNYLDDLIGLSRDFGGLGTVIGHSGTVIGVMYDNGDFQEAEFLNAFKQVVPESAYAEIYQNRLIPGGIKITTEEV, encoded by the coding sequence ATGAGGCGGGTTAAGGTCGAAACCCCGGGCACCTGTGGCGAATATATTCAGGGCTGGTATGATGGCAGTCCCTGTCTGGTATCCAGCCCGATTGACCGCTATTCCCGGATTACGATTGCTGAAGGCCCGGGGAATCTTGAGGTGTTAAAGCCCAAAACCAGAAAACAGGTCGAAGCGGTTTTTCGGCGCTTTGCGATTCCAGAGCTGGAAAAAAAACATTTGCATTTTTCCATGGTTAGTGATATTCCCGTGGAAAAGGGAATGGCCAGCAGCACTGCCGATATTGCCGGAATGGCTGCCGGGCTTTGTGCTTATTTTGGTCTGGATCTGATCCCAAAGGAGATCGGTTCGCTTTGCACCGGTATTGAGCCATCAGACAATCTGATGTTTGAGCGCTTAAACCTTTTTAATCATCTCAGTGGCTCGGTACTAAAGGAATTTGATGGCACCGTGGAAGCAGATATCCTAATCATTGATTTTAACGGTGGCATTGATACGATGACCTTTAATGAAAGTCAGGATGATTATTCCTCAGACGACTTAGCCATCTTTGTCGAAATTGTCACTCAATTTGAAAAAGGGGTTCGCACCGAAAGCCTCAAGGAGATTGGCGCGGCCTGTACTAAAAGCGCTATTCTTAACCAGAAACGCTTAAAAAAGAATTATCTCGATGATTTGATTGGCCTATCTCGGGATTTTGGTGGTCTGGGAACCGTCATCGGTCATAGCGGCACAGTGATTGGCGTCATGTATGACAATGGTGATTTTCAAGAAGCTGAGTTTCTAAATGCATTCAAGCAGGTTGTTCCCGAATCGGCCTATGCCGAAATCTACCAAAACCGCCTGATCCCGGGCGGAATAAAAATAACCACCGAAGAGGTGTGA
- a CDS encoding cobyrinate a,c-diamide synthase has protein sequence MNYFMLAGTSSNVGKTTVTMGIMAAFKKRGLRVKPFKTGPDYIDPMFHRFVTGEPSINLDTWMLDEEIIRGLFFRRLDEENGLGIAEGVMGLYDGHSLESEVGSSAYLAKTIGAPVILIIDGRGMAKSAAALVKGYVDFDPEANIVGVIINRISSKSHYLLLKEMIEAYNDVTCLGYFPNNPDIVMDSRHLGLVPVEEIADFREKVDKAGALAEAYIDLDKLWEISKHDQPVSAFIDPFLAYADKYQGLRIGVPKDRAFNFYYDDNFKALANAGVEVVTFSPLNDARLPEHLDGLYIGGGFPEIFGAELAANTLMIADIKDKLEAGLPCYAECGGLMYLTNSMTLNSGETNPAVGFFDADSTMTKRLQRFGYVDISAYLGGKSIAVRGHEFHHSLVSSDEVLPTAYVITKKGKTWTCGYRQKNVLAGYPHIHFYSNPMFLSSLLNVVLEHKAGQA, from the coding sequence ATGAATTATTTTATGCTGGCGGGAACCAGCAGCAATGTTGGCAAAACAACGGTTACCATGGGCATCATGGCGGCCTTTAAAAAGCGGGGTCTCCGGGTAAAGCCTTTTAAAACCGGTCCGGATTATATTGATCCGATGTTTCATCGCTTTGTTACTGGTGAACCTTCCATTAATCTGGACACCTGGATGCTGGACGAGGAAATCATCAGGGGGCTCTTTTTTAGACGGCTGGACGAAGAAAATGGTCTGGGGATTGCTGAAGGGGTCATGGGTCTCTATGACGGCCATAGTCTGGAGTCGGAGGTGGGCAGCAGTGCCTATCTGGCCAAAACCATTGGCGCACCGGTGATTTTGATCATTGATGGCCGGGGCATGGCTAAGAGCGCCGCAGCACTGGTAAAGGGTTATGTCGATTTTGACCCCGAAGCGAATATTGTGGGGGTCATCATCAATCGCATTTCATCAAAGTCTCATTACCTGTTGTTAAAAGAAATGATTGAAGCCTATAATGATGTGACCTGCCTGGGTTATTTTCCTAATAATCCGGACATTGTCATGGACAGTCGTCACCTCGGGCTGGTACCGGTGGAAGAGATTGCTGATTTCAGGGAAAAGGTGGACAAGGCCGGAGCGTTGGCCGAAGCCTATATTGATCTGGATAAATTATGGGAAATTAGCAAGCATGACCAACCGGTGAGTGCTTTTATCGATCCCTTTTTAGCTTATGCCGATAAATATCAGGGGTTGCGGATTGGCGTTCCCAAAGATCGGGCCTTTAATTTTTACTATGATGACAATTTTAAAGCCCTGGCAAACGCCGGAGTGGAAGTGGTTACTTTCAGTCCCTTAAATGATGCGCGTCTCCCAGAGCATCTCGATGGTTTATATATCGGTGGTGGCTTTCCGGAAATATTCGGCGCCGAGCTGGCCGCCAACACGTTGATGATTGCTGATATCAAGGATAAGCTGGAAGCCGGATTGCCCTGTTATGCGGAGTGCGGGGGGCTTATGTATCTGACCAATTCGATGACTCTAAACAGCGGTGAAACGAATCCGGCGGTGGGATTTTTCGATGCCGATTCCACAATGACCAAACGGTTGCAGCGGTTTGGATATGTTGATATTTCGGCCTATCTTGGTGGAAAAAGCATTGCGGTTCGCGGACATGAATTTCATCACAGCCTGGTTTCTAGTGATGAAGTCTTGCCGACGGCCTATGTAATCACCAAAAAAGGGAAAACCTGGACCTGTGGGTACCGCCAGAAAAATGTCCTGGCTGGTTATCCGCATATTCATTTTTACAGCAACCCGATGTTTTTAAGCAGTCTCCTAAATGTCGTTCTGGAGCACAAAGCGGGGCAGGCATGA
- a CDS encoding heme ABC transporter ATP-binding protein, with amino-acid sequence MERLMPRIMLDFKDVVSGYGEKDILQGFSATICQGEFVGLIGPNGTGKSTLLKCLSGLLPIKSGVITLEEKNNTNYTQRERAQMIAVVPQSFDIDYDFTVEDIVLMGRNPYLSYRTRETQNDYNIVTEAMRATKTLNFRKRFYNNLSGGEKQRVIIARAIAQEPDIILLDEPTSALDIHHQIEVMELIRNLNLKKSMTVVAVLHDINLAARYCNRLILMKDGRVIIDGTPKEVITEANLKKVYEMKMFIQENKLFCKPEIIPLRVIKESENYRSLKIHVICGGNQASQVLEELEAMGHQVTAGVVNQGSDDWTICDVLGIPMVEESPFTAISREKQEENLAVMAESDLILISDLPFGHGNINNLMGLENLRGELYFHRNCLNNDFTEGELVKQLELIKKKKTVNEMNSHQEFIKMIKERTLINEK; translated from the coding sequence ATGCCAAGAATCATGCTCGATTTCAAGGATGTGGTATCCGGTTATGGCGAAAAAGATATCCTACAGGGATTTAGCGCGACCATCTGCCAGGGCGAGTTTGTCGGGCTGATTGGTCCTAACGGCACCGGCAAGTCAACCCTGTTAAAATGCTTGTCCGGACTGCTGCCGATTAAATCCGGGGTGATTACCCTGGAAGAAAAGAACAATACTAACTATACCCAACGGGAACGGGCCCAGATGATCGCCGTGGTGCCCCAGTCTTTTGATATCGACTACGATTTTACCGTGGAGGACATCGTTCTGATGGGGCGAAACCCCTATCTGAGTTATCGCACCAGAGAAACTCAGAATGATTATAATATTGTAACCGAGGCCATGCGGGCTACCAAGACCTTAAATTTTAGAAAACGGTTTTATAATAATCTTAGCGGTGGCGAAAAGCAACGAGTGATTATTGCCCGGGCCATCGCTCAGGAACCGGATATCATTCTTCTGGATGAACCCACCTCGGCTTTGGATATCCACCATCAGATTGAAGTGATGGAGCTGATCCGCAACCTGAATTTAAAAAAATCGATGACCGTGGTGGCAGTGCTTCACGACATCAATCTGGCGGCCCGATATTGCAACCGGCTTATTTTAATGAAAGACGGCCGGGTCATCATCGACGGAACACCGAAAGAAGTAATCACCGAAGCCAATCTCAAAAAAGTCTATGAAATGAAAATGTTTATTCAGGAGAATAAGCTTTTTTGTAAACCGGAGATTATCCCACTGCGGGTGATTAAGGAATCGGAAAACTATCGCAGTTTGAAAATTCACGTGATCTGTGGAGGCAATCAGGCTTCTCAGGTGTTAGAAGAACTGGAGGCCATGGGCCATCAGGTCACAGCCGGAGTGGTCAACCAGGGCAGTGATGACTGGACCATCTGTGATGTGCTGGGGATTCCGATGGTTGAAGAAAGTCCTTTTACCGCCATCAGCAGGGAAAAGCAGGAAGAAAACCTGGCGGTGATGGCAGAAAGTGACCTGATTTTGATTTCGGATCTGCCTTTTGGTCATGGTAATATTAATAACCTGATGGGTTTGGAAAACCTGCGGGGTGAGCTTTATTTCCATCGAAATTGTCTGAACAACGATTTTACCGAAGGCGAGCTGGTTAAACAGCTTGAGCTTATCAAAAAGAAGAAAACGGTCAACGAAATGAATAGTCATCAGGAGTTTATAAAAATGATCAAAGAACGGACCCTGATTAATGAAAAATAG